A window of the Pseudomonas fluorescens genome harbors these coding sequences:
- the gltS gene encoding sodium/glutamate symporter, which produces MIQLDFYGTLVAASLVLLLGRGLVTRVGVLRNFNIPEPVAGGLLVALVLLVLRALDIEVRFDTSLQAPLMLAFFATIGLSADFASLKKGGRVVGIFLLAVTGLLILQNAMGIGLATMLGLDPLMGLLTGSITLAGGHGTGAAWGTVFSEKYGLASASELAIASATFGLVLGGLIGGPVARLLIKRVEVPGCHPQEAPRLPKGFEQPNKERSITPFSFIETLALIAVSLLVGNLLNGLLHGTAFELPTFVCVLFVGVVLRNGLSAFGLYQVFEREVSVLGNVSLSLFLAIALMSLKLWDLAALALPIFIILAVQTLVMALFAVFVTFRVMGRNYDAAVLAAGHCGFGLGATPTAIANMQAVTQRYGPSQIAFLVVPMVGAFFIDIINVIVIKLYLALPFFAAV; this is translated from the coding sequence ATGATTCAGCTCGATTTTTACGGCACGCTCGTGGCCGCTTCCCTAGTACTTCTGCTGGGGCGTGGTCTTGTTACCCGTGTTGGTGTACTGCGCAATTTCAATATTCCCGAACCTGTTGCGGGTGGCCTGTTGGTGGCTCTGGTTCTTCTGGTATTGCGAGCGCTCGATATAGAAGTCCGGTTCGATACCTCGTTGCAGGCGCCGCTGATGCTGGCGTTTTTTGCCACTATCGGCCTGAGTGCAGACTTCGCCAGCCTCAAGAAGGGCGGTCGCGTAGTAGGGATATTTCTATTGGCGGTCACCGGCCTCCTGATCCTGCAGAACGCCATGGGCATCGGACTTGCCACAATGCTGGGGCTCGACCCGCTGATGGGGCTGTTGACGGGCTCCATCACGCTGGCCGGTGGTCACGGAACCGGTGCTGCATGGGGAACGGTATTCAGCGAGAAATACGGTCTGGCCTCCGCCTCCGAGCTGGCGATAGCTTCGGCGACATTCGGTCTGGTGCTGGGTGGTTTGATCGGTGGTCCGGTTGCCCGTTTGCTTATCAAGCGTGTCGAGGTGCCTGGTTGTCATCCGCAGGAGGCGCCGCGTCTGCCAAAGGGGTTTGAGCAGCCGAACAAGGAGCGCTCGATCACGCCATTCTCGTTCATCGAAACCCTGGCGCTGATCGCGGTCAGCCTGCTGGTGGGCAATCTCCTGAACGGGCTGCTGCATGGCACGGCATTCGAATTGCCGACATTTGTTTGTGTCCTGTTCGTGGGTGTCGTGCTGCGCAACGGCCTCTCGGCGTTTGGCTTGTATCAGGTATTCGAGCGGGAAGTCTCGGTACTGGGCAACGTCAGTCTGTCACTGTTTCTGGCGATTGCGCTGATGTCGCTCAAGTTGTGGGATCTGGCAGCCCTGGCGTTGCCGATTTTCATTATTCTGGCCGTGCAGACGCTGGTCATGGCGCTGTTCGCGGTGTTCGTAACGTTCAGGGTGATGGGCCGCAATTACGATGCGGCAGTGCTGGCGGCCGGGCATTGCGGTTTCGGCCTCGGTGCGACGCCTACCGCCATTGCGAACATGCAAGCGGTGACGCAGCGTTACGGGCCTTCGCAGATTGCGTTTCTGGTCGTGCCGATGGTGGGTGCATTCTTCATCGATATCATCAACGTCATCGTGATCAAGTTGTATTTGGCGCTGCCGTTCTTCGCCGCTGTCTAA
- a CDS encoding DUF4870 domain-containing protein, translating into MSDEQELLPKPSQEVRQWAMFCHLSALLGIWIPFGTLIGPLVLWQMKRETDPFIDAQGKEALNFQITVAIASMICFVLMLLIIGFVLFGLLAIAALVLTIIGGVKANEGFPYRYPFTWRLIK; encoded by the coding sequence ATGAGTGATGAGCAAGAGTTGCTGCCCAAGCCGAGCCAGGAGGTTCGCCAATGGGCCATGTTTTGTCACTTGTCCGCCTTGCTGGGGATCTGGATTCCGTTCGGCACGCTGATCGGGCCGCTGGTCCTGTGGCAGATGAAACGCGAGACCGATCCGTTCATCGACGCCCAGGGCAAGGAAGCGCTGAATTTCCAGATCACCGTGGCGATTGCTTCGATGATCTGCTTCGTGCTGATGCTGTTGATTATCGGGTTCGTGCTGTTCGGCCTGCTGGCCATTGCGGCGTTGGTGCTGACGATCATCGGTGGCGTAAAAGCCAATGAAGGTTTTCCGTACCGTTATCCGTTTACCTGGCGCTTGATCAAATAA
- the rph gene encoding ribonuclease PH, which translates to MKRPSGRAADQLRSIRITRNYTKHAEGSVLVEFGDTKVICTVSVENGVPRFLKGQGQGWLTAEYGMLPRATGERNQREASRGKQGGRTLEIQRLIGRSLRAALDMSKLGDVTLYVDCDVIQADGGTRTASITGAMVALVDALKVIKKRGGLKGGDPLKQMIGAVSVGMYQGEPVLDLDYLEDSAAETDLNVVMTSTGGFIEVQGTAEGAPFQPEELNAMLELAKKGMNEIFELQKAALAD; encoded by the coding sequence ATGAAACGTCCAAGTGGTCGCGCTGCCGATCAGCTCCGCTCGATCCGCATTACCCGCAACTACACCAAACACGCCGAGGGATCCGTACTGGTCGAATTCGGTGATACCAAAGTCATCTGCACCGTCAGCGTCGAAAACGGCGTGCCGCGTTTCCTCAAAGGCCAGGGCCAGGGTTGGCTGACCGCCGAATACGGCATGCTGCCGCGCGCCACTGGCGAGCGTAACCAGCGTGAAGCGAGCCGTGGCAAGCAAGGTGGTCGCACCCTGGAAATCCAGCGTCTGATCGGCCGTTCCCTGCGCGCCGCGCTGGACATGTCCAAGCTGGGCGACGTCACCCTGTACGTCGACTGCGATGTGATCCAGGCCGACGGTGGTACCCGTACCGCGTCGATCACCGGCGCCATGGTTGCGCTGGTCGATGCACTGAAAGTGATCAAGAAGCGCGGCGGCCTGAAGGGCGGCGACCCGCTCAAGCAAATGATCGGTGCCGTCTCCGTGGGCATGTACCAGGGCGAGCCAGTGCTGGATCTGGACTATCTTGAAGATTCCGCCGCCGAGACCGACCTCAATGTGGTGATGACCAGCACCGGTGGCTTCATCGAAGTGCAGGGCACCGCTGAAGGCGCGCCGTTCCAGCCTGAAGAGCTGAACGCGATGCTGGAACTGGCCAAGAAAGGCATGAACGAGATCTTCGAACTGCAAAAGGCTGCATTGGCCGACTGA
- a CDS encoding YicC/YloC family endoribonuclease, which yields MVHSMTAFARVEKAGVQGTLSWELRSVNSRYLEPHLRLPESFRDLEGAVREALRQGLSRGKLECTLRFTEESTGKPLQVDRERAAQLVAAAETVASLIKNPAALNPLEVLAWPGVLVADATDPQALNAEALALFNQGLKDLKAGREREGAELARLINDRLTSIEEDVVTLRELAPQMLATQRQKVLDRFADMKAELDPQRLEQEMVILAQKSDVAEELDRLSTHIIEVRRVLKSGGAAGRRLDFLMQELNREANTLGSKAFDPRSTQAAVNLKVLIEQMREQVQNIE from the coding sequence ATGGTGCACAGCATGACCGCCTTCGCCCGCGTCGAAAAAGCCGGCGTTCAGGGCACCCTGAGCTGGGAGCTGCGCTCGGTCAACAGCCGCTACCTGGAACCCCATCTGCGTTTGCCGGAATCGTTTCGCGACCTCGAAGGCGCCGTCCGCGAAGCCCTGCGCCAGGGCCTGTCGCGCGGCAAACTGGAATGCACCCTGCGCTTCACCGAGGAAAGCACCGGCAAGCCGCTGCAAGTGGATCGCGAGCGCGCCGCGCAACTGGTCGCTGCTGCCGAAACCGTCGCCAGCCTGATCAAGAACCCGGCGGCGCTGAACCCGCTGGAAGTGCTGGCCTGGCCGGGCGTACTGGTCGCCGATGCCACCGACCCGCAGGCGCTGAACGCCGAGGCGCTGGCCTTGTTCAATCAAGGCCTGAAAGACCTCAAGGCCGGCCGCGAGCGCGAAGGCGCAGAGCTGGCACGCCTGATCAACGATCGCCTGACCTCCATCGAGGAAGATGTGGTGACCCTGCGCGAACTGGCTCCGCAGATGCTCGCCACCCAGCGCCAGAAAGTCCTCGACCGCTTCGCCGACATGAAGGCTGAACTGGACCCGCAGCGCCTGGAACAGGAAATGGTCATCCTCGCGCAAAAAAGCGACGTGGCCGAAGAACTGGATCGCCTGAGCACTCACATCATCGAAGTTCGCCGGGTGCTGAAATCCGGCGGTGCCGCCGGCCGGCGCCTGGACTTCCTGATGCAGGAGCTCAACCGCGAAGCCAATACACTGGGCTCCAAGGCCTTCGATCCGCGCAGCACCCAGGCGGCGGTCAACCTCAAGGTGTTGATCGAGCAGATGCGCGAACAAGTGCAGAATATTGAGTAA
- the gmk gene encoding guanylate kinase, translating into MTHSTGTLYIISAPSGAGKSSLVKALTDANPEIRVSISHTTRAMRPGEVDGVNYHFVTREEFVKMGEHGDFLERAEVFGNFYGTSQSRLQQTLDEGHDLILEIDWQGAEQVRKLMPQARSIFILPPSLQALHQRLTNRGQDSDEIIDGRMREAVSEMSHYVEYDYLIINDDFAHALDDLKAIFRANQLQQKRQQVRFGKLLAELLG; encoded by the coding sequence ATGACCCACAGCACCGGCACCCTGTACATCATTTCCGCCCCTTCGGGCGCGGGCAAGAGCAGTCTGGTCAAGGCCCTGACCGACGCCAACCCGGAGATCCGCGTCTCGATTTCCCACACCACCCGCGCCATGCGCCCGGGCGAAGTGGACGGCGTGAACTATCACTTCGTGACCCGCGAAGAGTTCGTGAAGATGGGCGAGCACGGCGATTTCCTCGAACGCGCCGAAGTCTTCGGCAACTTCTACGGCACCTCGCAAAGCCGCCTGCAGCAGACCCTGGACGAAGGCCATGACCTGATTCTGGAAATCGACTGGCAAGGCGCCGAGCAAGTGCGCAAGCTGATGCCGCAGGCCCGTTCGATCTTCATCTTGCCGCCATCGCTGCAGGCTCTGCACCAGCGCCTGACCAACCGTGGCCAGGACAGCGACGAGATCATCGACGGCCGGATGCGCGAAGCCGTCAGCGAGATGAGCCACTACGTCGAGTACGACTACCTGATCATCAACGACGATTTCGCTCACGCACTGGACGATCTGAAAGCGATTTTCCGCGCCAATCAGCTGCAACAGAAACGCCAGCAAGTGCGTTTTGGCAAATTGCTGGCTGAATTGCTGGGCTGA
- the rpoZ gene encoding DNA-directed RNA polymerase subunit omega — MARVTVEDCLEHVENRFELVMLSTKRARQLATGGKEPLVQWENDKPTVVALREIAEGLMSYEFIAEQEIVHEDPVFAAFEDESNEAV; from the coding sequence ATGGCCCGCGTAACCGTTGAAGACTGCCTAGAACACGTGGAAAACCGCTTTGAGCTGGTCATGCTCTCTACCAAGCGTGCCCGTCAACTGGCCACCGGCGGCAAAGAGCCCCTGGTTCAGTGGGAAAACGACAAACCGACCGTAGTTGCGCTGCGTGAAATCGCTGAAGGCCTGATGAGCTACGAGTTCATCGCCGAGCAGGAAATCGTCCACGAAGACCCGGTCTTCGCTGCGTTCGAGGACGAGTCCAACGAGGCCGTCTAA
- the spoT gene encoding bifunctional GTP diphosphokinase/guanosine-3',5'-bis pyrophosphate 3'-pyrophosphohydrolase, with translation MPSIDALADRLSTYLGNDQVNLVRRAYFYAEQAHDGQRRRSGEAYVTHPLAVANILADMHMDHQSLMAAMLHDVIEDTGIAKEALQAQFGETVAELVDGVSKLTQMNFETKAEAQAENFQKMAMAMARDIRVILVKLADRLHNMRTLEVLSGEKRRRIAKETLEIYAPIANRLGMHAIRIEFEDLGFKAMHPMRSARIYQAVKRARGNRKEIVNKIEESLGHCLAIDGIQGEVSGRQKHLYGIYKKMRGKRRAFNEIMDVYAFRIIVDKVDTCYRVLGAVHNLYKPLPGRFKDYIAIPKANGYQSLHTTLFGMHGVPIEIQIRTREMEEMANNGIAAHWLYKSSGDEQPKGTHARARQWVKGVLEMQQRAGNSLEFIESVKIDLFPDEVYVFTPKGRIMELPKGSTAVDFAYAVHTDVGNSCIACRINRRLAPLSEPLQSGSTVEIVSAPGARPNPAWLNFVVTGKARTHIRHALKLQRRSESISLGERLLNKVLNGFDSALEQIPTERVKAMLTEYRLELIEDLLEDIGLGNRMAYVVARRLLGEGEQLPSPEGPLAIRGTEGLVLSYAKCCTPIPGDPIVGHLSAGKGMVVHLDNCRNISEIRHNPEKCIQLSWAKDVTGEFNVELRVELEHQRGLIALLASSVNAADGNIEKISMDERDGRISVVQLVVSVHDRVHLARVIKKLRALTGVIRITRMRA, from the coding sequence ATGCCGAGCATAGACGCCCTCGCCGATCGCTTATCGACCTACCTCGGCAACGACCAGGTCAACCTGGTCCGCCGAGCGTATTTCTACGCCGAACAAGCCCACGACGGCCAGCGCCGCCGCAGCGGCGAGGCGTACGTCACGCATCCTCTTGCCGTGGCAAACATTCTTGCCGACATGCACATGGACCATCAGAGCCTGATGGCTGCGATGCTGCATGACGTGATCGAAGACACCGGTATCGCCAAAGAAGCGCTGCAAGCGCAGTTCGGTGAAACCGTGGCCGAACTGGTCGACGGGGTCAGCAAACTGACCCAGATGAACTTCGAGACCAAGGCCGAAGCCCAGGCTGAAAACTTCCAGAAAATGGCCATGGCCATGGCGCGCGACATCCGCGTGATCCTGGTCAAGCTCGCCGACCGCCTGCACAACATGCGCACGCTGGAAGTGCTGTCCGGCGAAAAACGCCGGCGCATCGCCAAGGAAACCCTCGAGATCTACGCGCCCATCGCCAACCGGCTGGGCATGCACGCGATCCGCATCGAGTTCGAAGACCTAGGCTTCAAAGCCATGCACCCGATGCGTTCCGCGCGGATCTACCAGGCCGTCAAGCGCGCCCGGGGCAACCGCAAGGAAATCGTCAACAAGATCGAAGAATCCCTTGGCCACTGCCTCGCCATCGACGGCATCCAGGGTGAAGTCAGCGGTCGCCAGAAACACCTCTACGGCATCTACAAGAAAATGCGCGGCAAGCGTCGGGCCTTCAACGAGATCATGGACGTCTACGCGTTCCGGATCATCGTCGACAAGGTCGATACCTGCTACCGCGTGCTGGGTGCTGTACATAATTTGTACAAACCGTTGCCGGGTCGCTTCAAGGATTACATCGCGATCCCCAAGGCCAACGGCTATCAGTCGCTGCACACCACGCTGTTCGGCATGCACGGTGTTCCGATCGAGATCCAGATCCGCACCCGCGAAATGGAAGAGATGGCCAACAACGGCATTGCCGCCCATTGGCTGTACAAATCCAGTGGCGACGAGCAGCCGAAAGGCACTCATGCCCGCGCCCGTCAGTGGGTCAAAGGCGTGCTGGAAATGCAGCAACGTGCCGGCAACTCGCTGGAATTCATCGAGAGCGTGAAGATCGACCTGTTCCCGGACGAGGTCTACGTGTTCACGCCCAAAGGCCGGATCATGGAGCTGCCCAAAGGCTCCACGGCGGTCGACTTTGCTTACGCAGTGCACACCGACGTCGGCAACAGCTGCATCGCCTGCCGGATCAACCGTCGTCTCGCACCGCTGTCCGAACCGCTGCAAAGCGGCTCCACGGTGGAGATCGTCAGCGCTCCCGGCGCGCGGCCGAATCCGGCGTGGCTCAACTTCGTGGTCACCGGCAAGGCGCGGACCCACATCCGCCATGCGCTGAAACTGCAACGCCGCTCCGAATCCATCAGCCTCGGCGAACGCCTGCTGAACAAGGTGCTCAACGGCTTCGACAGCGCGCTGGAACAGATTCCGACCGAACGTGTGAAGGCGATGCTCACCGAGTACCGCCTCGAACTGATCGAAGACCTGCTGGAAGACATCGGTCTGGGCAACCGCATGGCCTATGTCGTGGCGCGCCGCCTGCTCGGCGAAGGCGAACAACTGCCGAGTCCGGAAGGCCCGCTGGCGATTCGCGGCACCGAAGGTCTGGTCCTCAGTTACGCCAAATGCTGCACGCCGATCCCGGGCGACCCGATTGTCGGCCACCTGTCGGCGGGCAAAGGCATGGTCGTGCACCTGGACAACTGCCGCAACATCAGCGAAATCCGCCACAACCCGGAAAAATGCATCCAGCTCTCGTGGGCCAAGGATGTCACCGGCGAATTCAACGTCGAACTGCGCGTCGAGCTGGAACACCAGCGCGGCCTGATCGCCCTGCTGGCCAGCAGCGTCAACGCAGCCGACGGCAATATCGAGAAAATCAGCATGGACGAACGCGATGGCCGCATCAGCGTTGTCCAGTTGGTGGTCAGTGTCCACGACCGTGTGCACCTGGCCCGCGTGATCAAGAAACTGCGCGCCCTGACCGGGGTGATCCGCATCACCCGCATGCGTGCATAA
- a CDS encoding RidA family protein, with the protein MTKTVITSDKAPAAIGTYSQAIKAGNTVYMSGQIPLDPKTMELVEGFEAQTVQVFENLKAVAEAAGGSFKDIVKLNIFLTDLSHFAKVNEIMGKYFDQPYPARAAIGVAALPKGSQVEMDAILVIE; encoded by the coding sequence ATGACCAAGACTGTTATCACCAGCGACAAGGCCCCGGCCGCAATCGGTACGTACTCCCAGGCGATCAAGGCCGGCAATACCGTTTACATGTCGGGTCAGATTCCCCTCGATCCAAAAACCATGGAACTGGTCGAAGGTTTCGAAGCCCAGACCGTCCAGGTGTTCGAGAACCTGAAAGCCGTGGCCGAAGCCGCCGGCGGTTCGTTCAAGGACATCGTCAAGCTGAACATTTTCCTCACCGACCTGAGTCACTTCGCCAAGGTCAACGAGATCATGGGCAAGTACTTCGACCAGCCATACCCGGCGCGCGCCGCCATCGGCGTGGCGGCCCTGCCAAAGGGTTCGCAGGTTGAAATGGATGCCATTCTGGTCATCGAGTAA
- a CDS encoding SDR family oxidoreductase, which yields MSAPSVLIAGCGDVGSRLATQLLAAGFQVYGLRRDISRLPDGVIGVAGDLFNEDCPATWPVGAIDYLVYSAAATDHDEAGYRAAYVQGLQHVLGWLNDYGQEPERLLFVSSSSVYGQQNGEWVDEKSETVAAGYSGRLMLEAEQVALNSGIPASIVRLTGIYGPGREWLLTQVRRGYRVAVDPPLYGNRIHADDAAGLMAFLLEADRKGVALDNVYIGVDDAPAPLAEVVGWLREYLGVTEWSEDESVRRTGSKRCSNARAKALGWVPKYPSYREGYAAILEGRC from the coding sequence ATGTCCGCGCCTTCTGTTTTGATCGCCGGTTGCGGTGATGTCGGCAGCCGTCTGGCCACGCAATTGCTGGCTGCAGGCTTCCAGGTCTATGGCCTGCGCCGTGATATTTCGCGTTTGCCGGATGGCGTTATCGGTGTCGCCGGTGACTTGTTCAATGAGGATTGCCCGGCGACCTGGCCGGTGGGCGCTATCGATTACCTGGTGTATAGCGCGGCGGCCACCGATCACGATGAGGCCGGTTATCGCGCGGCGTATGTGCAGGGTTTGCAGCATGTGCTGGGTTGGCTGAACGATTACGGTCAGGAGCCTGAGCGGCTGCTGTTCGTTTCCAGCAGCAGTGTTTACGGGCAGCAGAACGGCGAATGGGTTGATGAAAAATCCGAAACCGTCGCCGCTGGTTATTCCGGTCGGTTGATGCTGGAGGCGGAGCAGGTTGCGCTCAACTCTGGCATTCCCGCGAGCATCGTCCGGCTGACCGGCATCTACGGCCCCGGTCGTGAGTGGTTGCTGACCCAGGTGCGTCGTGGTTATCGGGTGGCGGTCGATCCGCCGTTGTATGGCAATCGCATCCATGCCGATGACGCGGCGGGGTTGATGGCGTTTCTGCTGGAGGCGGATCGCAAGGGTGTGGCGCTGGATAACGTTTACATCGGCGTGGACGACGCGCCGGCACCGCTGGCCGAGGTGGTAGGGTGGCTGCGTGAGTATCTGGGCGTCACCGAGTGGTCGGAAGACGAGAGCGTGCGTCGCACCGGCAGCAAGCGTTGCAGCAATGCCCGGGCGAAGGCGCTGGGCTGGGTGCCGAAGTATCCGAGTTATCGCGAGGGGTATGCCGCGATTCTTGAAGGGCGCTGCTGA
- the exbB gene encoding tonB-system energizer ExbB, giving the protein MTRIQNSASPTNRPRAWSAVAALLLSLMLAPVAAFADAQAPAAPAATEQSAPAAAPAATDPVQAVDASAADAPEVLEADNTLGMAHDLSPWGMYQNADVIVKAVMIGLAIASIITWTIWIAKGFELMGAKRRLRGEIAALKKAATLKEASATAAKEGTLANLLVHDALEEMRLSTNAREKEGIKERVSFRLERLVAACGRNMSSGTGVLATIGSTAPFVGLFGTVWGIMNSFIGIAKTQTTNLAVVAPGIAEALLATALGLVAAIPAVVIYNVFARSIAGYKAQVSDASAQVLLLVSRDLDHQPERNSSQPHMVKVG; this is encoded by the coding sequence ATGACACGCATTCAAAACTCCGCTTCGCCAACCAACCGACCTCGCGCCTGGAGCGCCGTGGCTGCCCTGCTGCTCAGCCTGATGCTGGCGCCAGTCGCCGCATTCGCTGACGCCCAGGCCCCGGCCGCGCCAGCCGCCACCGAGCAAAGCGCTCCGGCTGCTGCACCTGCCGCGACCGATCCGGTGCAGGCCGTAGACGCCAGCGCTGCCGACGCGCCGGAAGTCCTCGAAGCCGACAACACCTTGGGCATGGCCCACGACCTGTCGCCATGGGGCATGTACCAGAACGCCGACGTGATCGTTAAAGCCGTGATGATCGGCCTGGCCATCGCCTCGATCATCACCTGGACCATCTGGATCGCCAAGGGCTTCGAGCTGATGGGCGCCAAACGTCGCCTGCGTGGCGAGATTGCCGCCCTGAAAAAAGCCGCCACGCTTAAAGAGGCCAGCGCCACCGCCGCGAAGGAAGGCACCCTCGCCAACCTGCTGGTTCACGACGCGCTGGAAGAGATGCGCCTGTCGACCAACGCCCGCGAGAAAGAAGGCATCAAGGAACGCGTCAGCTTCCGCCTCGAGCGTCTGGTAGCCGCCTGTGGCCGCAACATGAGCAGCGGCACCGGCGTCCTCGCCACCATCGGTTCCACCGCGCCGTTCGTCGGTCTGTTCGGTACCGTGTGGGGCATCATGAACAGCTTCATCGGCATCGCCAAAACCCAGACCACCAACCTTGCCGTCGTAGCACCGGGTATCGCTGAAGCGCTGCTGGCTACCGCACTGGGTCTGGTTGCCGCGATTCCTGCCGTGGTCATCTACAACGTTTTCGCCCGCTCCATCGCCGGTTACAAGGCTCAGGTGTCCGATGCGTCGGCTCAGGTGCTGCTGCTGGTCAGCCGCGACCTCGACCACCAGCCTGAGCGCAACAGCTCGCAACCGCACATGGTGAAAGTGGGGTAA
- the exbD gene encoding TonB system transport protein ExbD, giving the protein MGLHLKEGADDDLAENHEINVTPFIDVMLVLLIIFMVAAPLATVDIKVDLPASTAKPAPRPEKPVFLSVKADQRLFIGEDEVKAETLGAVLDAKTQGKKDTTIFFQADKGVDYGDLMSVMDNLRAAGYLKVGLVGLESAVKK; this is encoded by the coding sequence ATGGGCCTGCATTTGAAAGAAGGCGCAGACGACGATCTGGCCGAGAACCACGAAATCAACGTCACGCCGTTCATCGACGTGATGCTGGTGCTGTTGATCATCTTCATGGTGGCCGCTCCGTTGGCCACAGTGGACATCAAGGTTGACCTGCCTGCCTCGACCGCCAAACCGGCGCCGCGGCCGGAGAAACCGGTGTTCCTCAGCGTGAAGGCTGACCAGCGCCTGTTCATTGGCGAAGACGAAGTGAAAGCCGAAACCCTCGGCGCCGTCCTCGACGCCAAGACCCAGGGCAAGAAAGACACGACGATCTTCTTCCAGGCCGACAAAGGCGTGGATTACGGCGACCTGATGAGCGTGATGGATAACCTGCGCGCCGCCGGTTACCTGAAGGTCGGTCTGGTCGGACTCGAGAGCGCAGTCAAGAAATGA
- a CDS encoding TonB family protein, with translation MITTRHKLTRYSGSLAVVLGVHALAIALALNWTARPPIELPPQAMMVELAPVPAPPPPAPPKVVTPPQPPAPVEELPIPKLAEAPKAEIAVQKPKPKPKPKPPKPIEKKLPDPPKEKPSEEKPADTQPTQAPTEKSAQPAPGPSPAQMAAKASWQGTLLAHLAKYKKYPASAQARGKEGLNRLRFVVDGEGNVLSFELVGRSGNADLDRATLDMIRRAQPLPKPPADMLTNGAIEIVAPFVYSLERRR, from the coding sequence ATGATCACGACGCGCCATAAGCTGACGCGTTACAGCGGTAGCCTGGCCGTGGTGCTGGGTGTTCATGCGCTGGCCATCGCGCTGGCGCTGAACTGGACCGCCCGCCCGCCCATCGAATTGCCGCCGCAGGCAATGATGGTCGAGCTGGCACCGGTTCCGGCCCCGCCACCGCCCGCACCGCCGAAAGTCGTCACGCCACCGCAGCCACCGGCTCCGGTTGAAGAACTGCCGATCCCGAAACTGGCCGAAGCGCCGAAAGCCGAGATCGCGGTGCAGAAACCGAAACCCAAGCCGAAACCCAAACCGCCGAAGCCGATCGAGAAGAAACTGCCCGATCCGCCGAAGGAGAAGCCGTCCGAAGAGAAGCCGGCCGATACCCAGCCGACTCAGGCGCCGACGGAGAAATCCGCCCAGCCTGCACCGGGCCCGTCGCCTGCACAAATGGCCGCCAAAGCCAGCTGGCAAGGCACCCTGCTCGCGCATCTGGCCAAGTACAAGAAGTACCCGGCCAGCGCTCAGGCACGGGGCAAGGAAGGCTTGAACCGGTTGCGCTTCGTGGTCGATGGCGAAGGCAATGTGCTGTCGTTCGAACTGGTGGGCCGCTCCGGCAACGCCGATCTGGACCGAGCCACCCTGGACATGATCCGTCGCGCCCAGCCGCTGCCCAAGCCACCGGCCGACATGCTGACCAATGGCGCGATCGAAATCGTTGCGCCGTTTGTGTACTCGCTGGAACGCCGCCGCTGA
- a CDS encoding hydrogen peroxide-inducible genes activator has protein sequence MTLTELRYIVTLAQEQHFGHAAERCHVSQPTLSVGVKKLEDELGVLIFERSKSAVRLTPVGEGIVAQAQKVLEQAQGIRELAQAGKNQLTAPLKVGAIYTVGPYLFPHLIPQLHRVAPQMPLYIEENFTHVLRDKLRNGELDAIIIALPFNEADVLTLQLYDEPFYVLMPAQHPWTQKESIDAALLNDKSLLLLGEGHCFRDQVLEACPTLTKGNDGAKHTTVESSSLETIRHMVASGLGISILPLSAVDSHHYAPGVIEVRPLSAPVPFRTVAIAWRASFPRPKAIEILADSIRLCSVAKPAAPVTAG, from the coding sequence ATGACCCTCACAGAATTACGCTACATCGTTACCCTCGCCCAAGAGCAGCATTTCGGCCACGCGGCCGAGCGTTGCCACGTCAGCCAGCCGACCCTGTCGGTGGGCGTGAAAAAGCTTGAAGACGAACTCGGTGTGCTGATTTTCGAGCGCAGCAAAAGCGCCGTGCGCCTGACCCCGGTCGGCGAAGGCATCGTCGCCCAGGCGCAGAAAGTGCTGGAGCAGGCCCAAGGCATCCGCGAGCTGGCCCAGGCCGGCAAGAACCAGCTGACCGCCCCGCTGAAAGTCGGCGCGATCTACACCGTCGGCCCGTACCTGTTCCCGCACCTGATTCCGCAACTGCACCGGGTCGCCCCGCAGATGCCGTTGTACATCGAAGAAAACTTCACCCACGTGCTGCGCGACAAACTGCGCAATGGCGAGCTGGACGCGATCATCATCGCCCTGCCGTTCAACGAAGCCGACGTGCTGACCCTGCAACTCTACGACGAGCCGTTCTACGTCCTGATGCCGGCCCAGCACCCGTGGACCCAGAAAGAATCCATCGACGCCGCCCTGCTCAACGACAAGAGCCTGCTGCTGCTCGGCGAAGGCCACTGCTTCCGCGATCAGGTGCTGGAAGCCTGCCCGACCCTGACCAAGGGCAACGACGGCGCCAAGCACACCACGGTCGAATCCAGCTCGCTGGAAACCATTCGCCACATGGTCGCGTCCGGCCTGGGCATCTCGATCCTGCCACTGTCGGCGGTGGACAGCCATCACTACGCCCCGGGCGTGATCGAAGTGCGTCCGCTGTCGGCACCAGTGCCGTTCCGCACCGTGGCCATCGCCTGGCGCGCAAGCTTCCCACGGCCGAAAGCTATCGAAATCCTCGCCGACTCCATTCGTCTGTGCTCGGTCGCCAAACCTGCCGCGCCGGTCACGGCCGGTTAA